The following DNA comes from Chitinophaga nivalis.
AGCTGCCCATAAAATAGAAAGGGGTTCAATACTGCGGCAGATCTCTATACTTCCCATATCTACCACATCGTCCCAGCCAATCTGGTGCAGCAGTTCCCGCACCGTATCCTTGGCCGGATTATTATTACCGGCAATAAACATGGTAGGCGCGCCTTCTTCAAATACGGGATGCAACATCCTTTCGTGTCCGATACAGCTTAATGCCTTTACCACATTGGCATCCGGCGGTAACCAGGCCTGAATCTGTTCTCCGGCGGAGTTGTTATGCCCTACCACAAAGTTCAGCCGCCCGCTGTCATCCGGGCCTTTACCATCCAGCGGATTGGTAACATCCACGACTGTTTTACGTTTGAAATTCCAGATACCGGCAGCTTCAATGGCTTTTTTTGTACCCATCCAGCTGGTACAGATGAGGATCAGCTCTCCGAATTCAGCGGCCTGGCGGAAAGTGCCTGCCAGTGCAAGTGCCCCTTGTTTTCGCAGCCATTGCTGCAGGGATTCCTTTGCAGGATTACGGGTGCCGATAGTAACATGATGGCCTGCTTGAATAAGCCCCTTACCAAGTGTAAGACCTACAGGACCACTACCCAGGATGCCAATTTTCATGACCACTAATATTATTAGATGCGTGAACTATGAAGATACTTAAAGAATCACGAATTATGAATTCTGAATTGCCTTGCCGGGCAGATCGGCATAAAATAACAGTGGAGATACCCTGACGGGTAGGGATAGCTGTTATTTCCGGGTTGCAGGAGAACAACAGGCGATGCAGGTGAGCTATTCCTATGGGGAATTTCGGGAGATGATCATCCTGCAGATAAATATAGGGAAGAACGAAGCGAATCATATCATTCGCCTGTGTCTTCCCTATATCTTTATATTTTATCAGAGGGTCGCTGGTGTTGTATCCAGGTCCCCGTTGTTTTCCTTATCGGATGGCGGCTGCCGGTTCTTTTTCGAACAGGTAGCTCAGGAACCGCTGCATACCCTGGCGTTTGGCCGGTGTCAGCGGATAGCTGATGTTATGGATGTAATACGTCGTGAGATCGTACAGCTCATAAGGATTCTCCGCTACTACCGCAGGAATGTTCCGGGTACCGGCGCCGGTAGCGTCGTTAAATGCACTGGTAAACTCCGCCGGCAACGGTTTGTTGCTGATCCAGGCAGCAAATACAAAAGGCAGGCTGGTAAAACGCATCCAGCTTTCGGCCAGGTCATATATAAATGGCGATACCTTCCGCTGTGCCAGGGCACGGTCGCCTATAATGAGGCCCGCATCCGTTCCTTTGATCTTATCCTGGTAATCGCCGGTAGTCGCTACCAGCTCTACATCCAGCTTCCAGTACTCCTGTACCAATACTTTGAGTAAGGCCACAGAGGTACGGCTTTGATAATCCAGGTAAATACGCTTTATCTCGTTCAGCGGTACATCACTATATAAACAAACAGATGCCACAGGTCCTTCCGCACCAATACAATAATCTGCTATAATATGATATTCCTTCAATCTGGGGATAATAGCTACCGGTACCAGCGCTACATCTACTTCTCCATCTATCAGCTGCTGGGCTATTTTAGCCGGATAGTCCATTGACAATTCCATCATCTCCATCACCGGATGATTCCTGAATCCATACAATAAAGGCTTCGTATTCAAATAACTTACAGCCGCAACTTTTACTTTCCGTTCCAATTTCAGTAATTTTGAAGCTGCAAAAGTAACTAAATCCCGGTTAACAAGTTCCAAATGAATATTGTCTTCTTATAAAAGAAGGTTAAAATGAACTTGTTTCCGACAAACCTGTTAATTGTAATTACTGGAATTTCATACATTATGCAACTACAACCATTGACTGCCATTTCTCCGCTGGATGGACGCTACCGTAAGCAACTGGACGAGCTGGCCAACTATTTTTCTGAATTTGCGTTGATCCGTTACCGTGTGATGGTAGAGGTGGAATATTTTATTGCACTTGCTGAGCAAAAACTATTTACACTGCCGAAAGCCAAAGTACCGGCCCTGCGTAAAATCTACCAGGAATTTACGATTGAACACGCGCAACTGATCAAGGAAACAGAAAAAATTACCAACCACGACGTGAAAGCGGTGGAATATTTTCTGAAGAATGAATTGAAGAACCTGGGCCTGGAAGACAAACTGGAATGGGTACATTTTGGTCTGACCTCACAGGACGTAAATAATACCGCTACGCCCCTGTTCTGGAAAGATGCTATTGAACAGGTATACATGCCGGCGCTGGCCAACATGATCCTGGTGCTGAAAAAAATGGGACAATCCTGGATGAAAATACCCATGCTGGCCCGTACGCACGGACAACCGGCTTCTCCTACCATCCTTGGTAAGGAAATACTGGTGTTTGTAGAAAGACTGGAAGGACAGGTACACCTGCTGGGACAAATTCCTTTCGCCGCCAAATTCGGAGGCGCTACCGGTAACTTCAATGCCCACTACGTATCTTTCCCTAAAATCAACTGGGAGAAATTCGGAGAAAAATTTGTCAATAATACCCTGGGCCTGCAACGGATGAAGTATACCACGCAGATCGAACATTATGACAATATCGCCGCACAGTTTGATGCCCTGAAACGGATCAATACTATTCTGCTGGACTTCTGCCGCGACATATGGACATACATTTCCATGGACTACTTCAAACAGAAAATCAAAAAGAATGAAGTAGGTTCTTCTGCCATGCCGCATAAAGTAAATCCGATTGACTTTGAAAACGCAGAAGGTAACCTCGGTCTGGCGAATGCCCTGTTTGAGCACCTGAGTGCCAAATTACCGGTATCCCGCCTGCAACGCGATCTGACCGATTCCACAGTGCTGCGTAACCTGGGTGTTCCATTCGGGCATACCCTGCTGGCTACCAAATCCATTCAGAAAGGCCTGGATAAGCTGATCCTGAACGAAGCCAAACTGCGCGAAGACCTGGAAAACAACTGGGCAGTAGTAGCGGAAGCCATTCAAACGGTATTGCGCCGCGAAAACTACCCACAGCCATACGAAGCCCTGAAAGAGTTGACCCGTGGCGGTGAACAGATCACACAGAAAAGCATGCATAAGTTTATTGACGGACTGAAAATCAGCGCAGCCCTGAAAAAAGAACTGAAAGCCATTACACCACACAACTACACTGGTTTGTGGGCGTTATAAAATAGCAAAGCTCCGGGAAATATCCCGGAGCTTTTAACTATGTATAATTTTTAAATTGACTC
Coding sequences within:
- a CDS encoding menaquinone biosynthetic enzyme MqnA/MqnD family protein — protein: MERKVKVAAVSYLNTKPLLYGFRNHPVMEMMELSMDYPAKIAQQLIDGEVDVALVPVAIIPRLKEYHIIADYCIGAEGPVASVCLYSDVPLNEIKRIYLDYQSRTSVALLKVLVQEYWKLDVELVATTGDYQDKIKGTDAGLIIGDRALAQRKVSPFIYDLAESWMRFTSLPFVFAAWISNKPLPAEFTSAFNDATGAGTRNIPAVVAENPYELYDLTTYYIHNISYPLTPAKRQGMQRFLSYLFEKEPAAAIR
- the purB gene encoding adenylosuccinate lyase, with product MQLQPLTAISPLDGRYRKQLDELANYFSEFALIRYRVMVEVEYFIALAEQKLFTLPKAKVPALRKIYQEFTIEHAQLIKETEKITNHDVKAVEYFLKNELKNLGLEDKLEWVHFGLTSQDVNNTATPLFWKDAIEQVYMPALANMILVLKKMGQSWMKIPMLARTHGQPASPTILGKEILVFVERLEGQVHLLGQIPFAAKFGGATGNFNAHYVSFPKINWEKFGEKFVNNTLGLQRMKYTTQIEHYDNIAAQFDALKRINTILLDFCRDIWTYISMDYFKQKIKKNEVGSSAMPHKVNPIDFENAEGNLGLANALFEHLSAKLPVSRLQRDLTDSTVLRNLGVPFGHTLLATKSIQKGLDKLILNEAKLREDLENNWAVVAEAIQTVLRRENYPQPYEALKELTRGGEQITQKSMHKFIDGLKISAALKKELKAITPHNYTGLWAL
- a CDS encoding NADPH-dependent F420 reductase — its product is MKIGILGSGPVGLTLGKGLIQAGHHVTIGTRNPAKESLQQWLRKQGALALAGTFRQAAEFGELILICTSWMGTKKAIEAAGIWNFKRKTVVDVTNPLDGKGPDDSGRLNFVVGHNNSAGEQIQAWLPPDANVVKALSCIGHERMLHPVFEEGAPTMFIAGNNNPAKDTVRELLHQIGWDDVVDMGSIEICRSIEPLSILWAAYGFLNDSSGHAFKLLKR